A single genomic interval of Lathyrus oleraceus cultivar Zhongwan6 chromosome 7, CAAS_Psat_ZW6_1.0, whole genome shotgun sequence harbors:
- the LOC127101258 gene encoding protein NUCLEAR FUSION DEFECTIVE 6, mitochondrial isoform X3: MASTAARSIFRSSSSARSAFRVASEAKPARSPFRTASTKPPSPSQSTFRSPVELSFCVESMMPYHTVTASALMTSMLSISSRNYAWLSEGLKTI, translated from the exons ATGGCCTCCACCGCCGCCAGATCAATATTCCGATCATCTTCTTCAGCCAGATCAGCGTTTCGCGTCGCATCGGAGGCAAAACCAGCTCGTTCTCCATTCCGCACCGCCTCCACTAAACCTCCCTCGCCATCACAATCCACATTCAG GTCCCCTGTTGAATTGAGTTTTTGCGTGGAATCCATGATGCCTTACCACACGGTCACTGCTTCTGCGCTCATGACATCTATGCTTTCCATTTCAAGCCGCAACTACGCGTGGCTTTCAGAAG GCCTAAAGACTATTTGA
- the LOC127101258 gene encoding protein NUCLEAR FUSION DEFECTIVE 6, mitochondrial isoform X5, with the protein MASTAARSIFRSSSSARSAFRVASEAKPARSPFRTASTKPPSPSQSTFRSPVELSFCVESMMPYHTVTASALMTSMLSISSRNYAWLSEGS; encoded by the exons ATGGCCTCCACCGCCGCCAGATCAATATTCCGATCATCTTCTTCAGCCAGATCAGCGTTTCGCGTCGCATCGGAGGCAAAACCAGCTCGTTCTCCATTCCGCACCGCCTCCACTAAACCTCCCTCGCCATCACAATCCACATTCAG GTCCCCTGTTGAATTGAGTTTTTGCGTGGAATCCATGATGCCTTACCACACGGTCACTGCTTCTGCGCTCATGACATCTATGCTTTCCATTTCAAGCCGCAACTACGCGTGGCTTTCAGAAG GTAGCTAA
- the LOC127101258 gene encoding protein NUCLEAR FUSION DEFECTIVE 6, mitochondrial isoform X4, with the protein MASTAARSIFRSSSSARSAFRVASEAKPARSPFRTASTKPPSPSQSTFRSPVELSFCVESMMPYHTVTASALMTSMLSISSRNYAWLSEGL; encoded by the exons ATGGCCTCCACCGCCGCCAGATCAATATTCCGATCATCTTCTTCAGCCAGATCAGCGTTTCGCGTCGCATCGGAGGCAAAACCAGCTCGTTCTCCATTCCGCACCGCCTCCACTAAACCTCCCTCGCCATCACAATCCACATTCAG GTCCCCTGTTGAATTGAGTTTTTGCGTGGAATCCATGATGCCTTACCACACGGTCACTGCTTCTGCGCTCATGACATCTATGCTTTCCATTTCAAGCCGCAACTACGCGTGGCTTTCAGAAG GTCTGTGA
- the LOC127101258 gene encoding protein NUCLEAR FUSION DEFECTIVE 6, mitochondrial isoform X2, with protein MASTAARSIFRSSSSARSAFRVASEAKPARSPFRTASTKPPSPSQSTFRSPVELSFCVESMMPYHTVTASALMTSMLSISSRNYAWLSEAGDES; from the exons ATGGCCTCCACCGCCGCCAGATCAATATTCCGATCATCTTCTTCAGCCAGATCAGCGTTTCGCGTCGCATCGGAGGCAAAACCAGCTCGTTCTCCATTCCGCACCGCCTCCACTAAACCTCCCTCGCCATCACAATCCACATTCAG GTCCCCTGTTGAATTGAGTTTTTGCGTGGAATCCATGATGCCTTACCACACGGTCACTGCTTCTGCGCTCATGACATCTATGCTTTCCATTTCAAGCCGCAACTACGCGTGGCTTTCAGAAG CCGGAGATGAGTCATGA
- the LOC127101258 gene encoding protein NUCLEAR FUSION DEFECTIVE 6, mitochondrial isoform X1 encodes MASTAARSIFRSSSSARSAFRVASEAKPARSPFRTASTKPPSPSQSTFRSPVELSFCVESMMPYHTVTASALMTSMLSISSRNYAWLSEGIINQTV; translated from the exons ATGGCCTCCACCGCCGCCAGATCAATATTCCGATCATCTTCTTCAGCCAGATCAGCGTTTCGCGTCGCATCGGAGGCAAAACCAGCTCGTTCTCCATTCCGCACCGCCTCCACTAAACCTCCCTCGCCATCACAATCCACATTCAG GTCCCCTGTTGAATTGAGTTTTTGCGTGGAATCCATGATGCCTTACCACACGGTCACTGCTTCTGCGCTCATGACATCTATGCTTTCCATTTCAAGCCGCAACTACGCGTGGCTTTCAGAAGGTATTATCAATCAAACTGTTTGA
- the LOC127101253 gene encoding uncharacterized protein LOC127101253 produces the protein MDALGFGSGFSGFWKWNPSPESRRRRIRSNSTSPGSIVGGGYQFPVKQAITAASLALTGDTIAQISNRWSKAKETDENASQDVLSRLLSEHDLLRALRMTSYGFLFYGPGSFAWYQLLDHCLPKPNVQNLMLKVLLNQIVLGPCVIAVVFAWNNLWQQKLSELPEKYKRDALPALLYGFRFWVPVSVLNFWVVPLPARVAFMSMGSIFWNFYLSSTMNK, from the exons ATGGACGCGCTTGGATTTGGGAGTGGATTTAGCGGCTTCTGGAAGTGGAATCCGTCACCGGAATCTCGACGGCGTCGTATTCGCTCTAACTCGACTTCGCCTGGTTCCATCGTCGGAGGTGGTTATCAGTTCCCGGTGAAGCAGGCGATAACAGCCGCCTCCCTCGCCCTTACCGGTGACACAATTGCTCAGATCAGTAACCGTTGGAGCAAAGCCAAAGAGACGGATGAAAATGCCTCTCAG GATGTATTGTCGAGGCTTCTTTCGGAACACGATTTGCTACGTGCTCTGCGAATGACTTCCTATGGATTCCTTTTCTATGGTCCTGGTTCTTTTGCCTGGTACCAGTTGCTTGATCATTGTCTCCCTAAACCAAATGTCCAGAACCTAATGCTAAAG GTTTTACTAAACCAGATTGTGTTGGGTCCGTGTGTCATTGCGGTTGTCTTTGCGTGGAACAATTTATGGCAACAGAAGCTCTCAGAGCTTCCAGAAAAATACAAAAGAGATGCTCTTCCAGCTTTACTCTATG GGTTTAGATTTTGGGTCCCTGTCAGTGTGTTAAACTTCTG GGTGGTGCCTCTTCCAGCTCGAGTAGCTTTTATGTCAATGGGCTCAATATTTTGGAATTTTTACCTATCATCAACTATGAACAAGTAA